From a single Phragmites australis chromosome 7, lpPhrAust1.1, whole genome shotgun sequence genomic region:
- the LOC133925275 gene encoding MLO-like protein 14, protein MAGGEGAAVVTGEGEMRSLALTPTWSVATVLTLLVASSLLIERSIHRLSNWLKKTHRNPLYKAMEKMKEEMMLLGFISLLLAATSRIISGICIDSKYYNSKFSPCTKEEVEESINAEHAVAHSRKHLMEVILHHSLRRNLEGRYHQHKGCHEGYESFVSHEGLEQLHRFIFVMAVTHVTYSCLTMLLAILKIHKWRKWEDEAFRDNHESFSQIAYVSATRRQPALAKSYSFRSWSQNSAVMWFFCFIAQFGQSVVRADYLILRKGFIMNHNLSPTYDFHNYMIRSMEEEFEKIVGVSGVLWGFVVAFMLFNIDGSNLYFWIAILPVTLVLLVGAKLQHVIATLTAEGARMSAYGPRIKPRDDLFWFKKPEFLLWLIHFILFQNAFELASFFWFWWQFGYDSCFIKNHLLVYGRLILGFAGQFLCSYSTLPVYALVTQMGSKYKAALIPRMIRETMHGWGKAARKRRRRRGDDSTIRTETSTVCSLTDEDDDEDNHGPFVEMELQPHSGQSPRPDTPCFLPAAMPGSSSTHGSSHAILLRQASASAPSSPSSRGGNVTRSASMPGIASLRTGMGTPTRMNDEST, encoded by the exons ATGGCGGGAGGCGAGGGCGCGGCCGTGGTCACGGGGGAGGGGGAGATGCGGTCGCTGGCGTTGACGCCGACGTGGTCGGTGGCCACCGTGCTCACCCTCCTCGTCGCGAGCTCGCTGCTCATCGAGCGCTCCATCCACCGCCTCAGCAAT TGGTTGAAGAAAACTCACCGGAATCCACTTTACAAAGCAATGGAGAAGATGAAAGAAG AAATGATGTTGCTTGGCTTCATATCTCTTCTTCTAGCTGCTACATCAAGAATTATCTCAGGAATCTGCATCGATTCCAAGTACTACAATAGTAAATTCTCCCCGTGCACCAAAGAAGAGGTTGAAGAATCTATAAATGCTGAGCATGCCGTGGCTCACTCACGCAAGCACCTAATGGAGGTCATTCTGCACCATTCACTCAGGAGGAACCTAGAAGGTCGTTACCATCAACATAAAGGCTGCCATGAG GGATACGAGTCATTTGTTTCGCATGAAGGTTTGGAGCAGCTGCACCGATTTATATTTGTCATGGCTGTAACCCATGTGACATATAGCTGTTTGACGATGTTGTTAGCAATACTCAAG ATCCATAAATGGAGAAAATGGGAGGATGAAGCATTCAGGGATAATCATGAATCATTTTCTC AGATCGCCTATGTGTCAGCAACTAGAAGGCAACCAGCACTTGCCAAATCCTATTCGTTCCGCTCATGGAGCCAAAATAGTGCGGTCATGTGGTTT TTTTGCTTTATCGCTCAATTTGGTCAGTCCGTTGTTCGAGCAGACTACCTTATCCTCCGCAAGGGTTTCATAATG AATCACAATCTTTCGCCAACGTACGATTTCCACAATTACATGATACGCTCAATGGAAGAAGAGTTCGAGAAGATTGTTGGAGTGAG TGGAGTGCTGTGGGGCTTTGTCGTTGCTTTCATGTTATTTAATATTGATG GATCTAATCTGTACTTTTGGATAGCAATTCTTCCTGTTACT CTTGTTCTTCTAGTCGGTGCGAAGCTGCAGCATGTCATTGCAACTTTAACAGCAGAGGGTGCAAGGATGAGTGCATATGGACCAAGGATAAAGCCAAGGGATGATCTCTTTTGGTTCAAGAAACCAGAATTTCTCCTGTGGTTGATACATTTCATTCTCTTTCAG AATGCATTTGAATTGGCTTCTTTCTTCTGGTTCTGG TGGCAATTTGGTTATGATTCATGCTTCATAAAAAACCACCTGTTAGTGTATGGCCGCCTTATACTGGG GTTTGCCGGACAGTTCCTGTGCAGTTACAGTACATTGCCTGTTTATGCGCTCGTCACTCAG ATGGGGTCGAAGTACAAGGCCGCCCTGATCCCGCGGATGATCAGAGAAACCATGCACGGGTGGGGAAAGGCcgcgaggaagaggcggcggcggcgcggcgacgACTCCACGATCCGCACGGAGACGAGCACCGTGTGCTCCCTCACcgacgaggacgacgatgaAGACAACCATGGCCCGTTCGTGGAGATGGAGCTGCAGCCGCACAGCGGGCAGAGCCCGAGGCCCGACACGCCGTGCTTCCTCCCCGCCGCCATGCCGGGCAGCAGCTCCACCCACGGCAGCTCCCACGCAATACTCCTGCGCCAGGCCTCGGCCTCGgcgccgtcgtcgccgtccaGCCGGGGAGGCAACGTGACGAGGTCGGCGTCCATGCCTGGGATAGCTTCCCTGAGGACAGGCATGGGCACTCCGACACGGATGAACGACGAGTCTACGTGA
- the LOC133925276 gene encoding choline transporter protein 1-like: protein MGGPLGAIIGRYPSAAGGGGGDDELGGGGGGDIIRHNRRCRDVAFLVLFAGFWVAMIVNSSFGFNQGNPLRLTYELDYKGNICGDKHGDPNLHELDVRYWMNPNQVYQSGLKGSKVNLADAKAICLMECPIPAVDALNFICDYPEGDINLSVDDWINRDYDYFEFLTPDMRNSSLQLQGPCYPVIFPTVNVYWSCQFIARASNVSLKHWQQMGGVSIDENILIDKTVHKAINSRSSVLKRYVADIGKSWPVLIVCGGILPLFLSVIWLLMIRYFVAAMTWITVVLFNALVISVTMFCYIKAGWIGNDPLTVIIGESDPYVHISGREISHLHTVTILMTAIMIIAFLSSIAIVRRILIATPVLKVAAKVIGEVQALIIFPVVPYFILAIFYMFWFSATLHLFSSGQVLRNDCNTDCCSYDLKLGKVNCDNCCGYSIHYTPHISIAILFHLFGCYWATQFFLACSSTVIAGSVASYYWARGEISHEIPFATVVSSLKRLLRYSLGSVALGSLVVSAVEWVRFILECLRRKLKLVDSARESCFGKMTSSSSQRCLGCIDWTLKSVNRNAYIMIAITGKGFFKASVVATGLIMNNILRIGKVNVIGDVILFLGKLCVSLFCALFAFLMLDTHKYKSAHNKISSPLLPVVVTWALGYIVAKLFFAVVEMSIDTIILSFCQDAEEHQGNAQYAPPLLIETLDEQSELQRLTQGP, encoded by the exons ATGGGAGGCCCCCTCGGCGCAATCATAGGCCGCTACCCTTctgcggccggcggcggcgggggcgacgACGAgctgggaggcggcggcggcggcgacattATACGGCACAACCGCAGGTGCCGCGATGTGGCCTTCCTCGTGCTCTTCGCGGGCTTCTGGGTCGCCATGATCGTCAACTCCAGCTTCGGATTCAACCAGGGCAACCCGCTCAG GCTGACTTATGAACTGGATTACAAAGGGAACATTTGTGGCGACAAGCATGGTGACCCAAATCTGCATGAGCTTGACGTTAGATATTGGATGAACCCGAATCAGGTTTACCAAAGTGGACTCAAGGGCAGCAAGGTTAACCTGGCTGATGCCAAAGCCATCTGCCTGATGGAGTGCCCGATTCCAGCAGTTGATGCATTGAACTTTATTTGTGATTATCCAGAAGGGGACATAAACCTCTCTGTTGATGATTGGATCAACAGGGACTATGATTATTTTGAGTTCCTCACACCGGACATGAGAAATAGTTCTCTTCAGCTCCAGGGTCCATGCTATCCTGTCATATTTCCAACTGTAAACG TCTATTGGAGCTGCCAATTTATTGCCCGGGCATCAAATGTCTCTTTGAAGCATTGGCAGCAGATGGGTGGTGTCAGCATTGATGAAAACATTCTCATAGATAAAACAGTGCACAAGGCCATCAATTCTAGATCTTCTGTATTAAAG AGATATGTTGCAGACATTGGGAAGTCCTGGCCTGTGTTAATCGTTTGTGGTGGAATCCTCCCCCTTTTCTTGTCAGTGATCTGGTTGCTTATGATTCGTTATTTCGTTGCTGCCATGACATGGATAACAGTGGTTCTCTTCAATGCCCTTGTTATATCTGTAACAATGTTTTGTTACATTAAAG CTGGCTGGATAGGCAATGATCCCTTAACTGTTATCATTGGTGAAAGCGATCCATATGTTCACATAAGTGGGCGG GAAATAAGCCACCTTCATACTGTTACAATTCTCATGACGGCAATAATGATCATTGCTTTCCTGTCCTCAATAGCTATTGTCCGCCGTATACTGATAGCAACACCTGTGTTAAAG GTTGCTGCAAAGGTCATTGGTGAAGTTCAGGCACTAATAATTTTCCCAGTTGTGCCATATTTTATCCTTGCTATCTTTTATATGTTCTGGTTTTCTGCCACGCTCCATCTCTTCAGCTCTGGTCAAGTTCTCCGAAATGATTGCAATACAGATTGTTGTTCGTATGATCTAAAGCTGGGCAAAGTAAATTGTGACAACTGCTGTGGATACAGCATCCATTACACCCCACATATTAGCATTGCTATTCTTTTCCACTTATTTGGATGCTACTGGGCCACCCAATTTTTTCTGGCATGCTCTTCAACTGTGATAGCGGGATCAGTTGCTTCATACTACTGGGCACGTGGTGAAATATCT CACGAGATACCATTTGCTACCGTAGTCTCTTCGCTGAAGCGGCTGTTGCGCTACAGCCTTGGATCTGTCGCTCTAGGTTCGCTTGTTGTATCTGCTGTTGAGTGGGTCCGGTTCATACTAGAATGCCTCCGCCGCAAGTTGAAGCTAGTTGATTCTGCTCGGGAAAGCTGCTTCGGGaaaatgacatcttcctcttctcaaCGCTGCCTGGGTTGTATAGACTGGACCCTCAAGTCAGTAAATCGAAATGCCTATATAATG ATTGCCATTACTGGGAAGGGTTTCTTCAAAGCTTCTGTAGTCGCAACTGGTTTAATAATGAACAATATATTGCGTATTGGAAAAGTCAATGTCATTGGAGATGTTATCCTCTTCCTGGGGAAACTGTGTGTGAGCCTATTCTGTGCGCTTTTTGCCTTTCTGATGTTAGACACTCACAAGTACAAATCTGCACACAACAAAATATCATCTCCACTTCTTCCTGTAGTG GTCACATGGGCCCTTGGTTACATAGTTGCCAAGCTTTTCTTTGCAGTGGTTGAGATGTCGATCGACACCATTATCCTTTCATTCTGCCAGGATGCTGAAGAGCACCAGGGAAACGCGCAGTATGCGCCGCCTCTTCTCATAGAAACACTGGATGAACAGAGCGAGCTGCAAAGACTAACTCAGGGACCTTGA
- the LOC133925277 gene encoding acyl-CoA-binding domain-containing protein 4-like, producing the protein MPGDWQELGQAAAIGLLFAFLVAKLISTVIAFKEDNLRITRSPPASPTAASPSPARPSTPTPGDPPPPSRDAHGDDSSHGSDSDWEGVESTELDEEFSAASAFVAASAASGTSVPEESQLRLYGLYKIATEGPCTAPQPSALKLKARSKWNAWHKLGAMPTEEAMQEYITIVNELFPNWAGGSSTKRKDEDHITSASGSKGPMGPIFSSLMYEEDQGNESELGDIHVSAREGATDDIVKHLAAGVEVNMRDSEGRTPMHWAVDRGHLNAVEILANSNADLNAQDNEGQTALHYAVLCEREDIAELLVKHHADLQIKDEDGSTARDLCPSNWSFMNKSN; encoded by the exons ATGCCCGGGGACTGGCAGGAGCTTGGCCAGGCCGCGGCTATCGGCCTCCTCTTCGCCTTCCtggtcgccaagctcatctccaCCGTGATCGCCTTCAAGGAGGACAACCTCCGCATCACGCGCTCTCCTCCCGCTTCCCCCACTGCCGCCTCCCCTTCCCCTGCGCGCCCGTCCACCCCAACCCCTGGGGACCCTCCACCTCCCTCCCGCGACGCCCACGGCGACGACTCCAGCCACGGCAGCGACAGCGACTGGGAGGGCGTGGAGAGCACGGAGCTCGACGAGGAGTTCAGCGCAGCCTCCGCCTTCGTcgcggcctccgccgcctccggcacCAGCGTCCCCGAGGAGTCCCAGCTGCGGCTCTACGGCCTCTACAAGATTGCCACCGAGGGGCCCTGCACCGCGCCGCAGCCGTCCGCCCTCAAGCTCAAGGCCCGCTCCAAGTG GAATGCTTGGCATAAGTTGGGTGCTATGCCTACAGAGGAAGCTATGCAGGAGTACATCACAATTGTTAACGAACTATTCCCTAACTGGGCTGGAGGTTCAAGCACA AAAAGGAAAGATGAAGATCACATAACTTCTGCTTCAGGTTCGAAGGGACCGATGGGACCTATATTTAGCAGTTTAATGTACGAGGAGGATCAAGGAAATGAATC AGAACTTGGTGACATCCATGTTTCAGCAAGGGAAGGAGCAACTGATGACATAGTAAAGCATCTGGCTGCTGGTGTGGAAGTCAACATGAGAG ATAGTGAAGGCAGAACTCCAATGCATTGGGCTGTTGACCGTGGCCATCTAAATGCTGTTGAAATTCTTGCAAATTCAAATGCAGATCTGAATGCTCAG GACAATGAAGGACAAACGGCACTTCACTATGCTGTCCTTTGTGAAAGAGAAGACATTGCTGAATTGCTTGTCAAGCATCACGCTGATCTTCAGATCAAGGATGAGGACGGGAGCACAGCACGGGACTTATGCCCTTCGAACTGGTCTTTTATGAACAAGTCAAACTGA
- the LOC133925279 gene encoding glucan endo-1,3-beta-glucosidase-like, whose protein sequence is MLGTVLILLPMLLSVSVIKGTDAGGIGVNYGTRAATLPPPADVVQFLARDTIVDRVRLFDADPLLLRAFADTGLAVDVTVPNGVVPRLASLAFARRWVRENVAPYGRATNISRVLVGHEVTTEANRTLLLSLVPAMHNMHRALAAVSLNRQIKVSTTHSLGVLATSAPPSAGRFRDGYDAATIKPLLSFLRATGAPFMVNAYPFYGLTNDTLDFALFRVNVGAMDDGSGLVYSNMLDAQLDAVHSAIRRLGFGDVDIVVAETGWPSAGEDWEVGVGADLARDYNKNAIRHLGSGVGTPLMPNRTFEVSIFSLFDENLKPGPVSERNFGLFRADMTPVYDVGILIAPETVAPVSAKVAPASGPTARRWCVPKPAADEMVLQENIDFVCGQEGIDCSAIRPGGICYEPDTVQGHAAYAMNLYFQSNGQHAFDCDFVQTGVVTTTDPSYGGCKFI, encoded by the exons ATGCTTGGCACCGTCTTGATCCTCCTCCCAATGCTGCTCTCGGTTTCTGTTATCAAAG GCACCGACGCCGGCGGCATCGGCGTCAACTATGGCACGCGGGCGGCGACCCTCCCGCCACCAGCCGACGTCGTGCAATTCCTGGCCCGCGACACGATCGTCGACCGCGTCAGGCTCTTTGACGCGGACCCGCTCCTGCTGCGGGCCTTCGCCGACACCGGCCTCGCCGTGGACGTGACCGTGCCGAACGGCGTCGTCCCACGCCTTGCGAGCCTCGCGTTCGCGCGGCGATGGGTGCGCGAAAACGTGGCGCCCTACGGGCGGGCCACCAACATCTCGCGGGTCCTCGTGGGCCACGAGGTGACCACAGAGGCCAACCGGACGCTGCTCCTCAGCCTCGTGCCGGCCATGCACAACATGCACAGAGCGCTGGCCGCCGTGTCTTTGAACCGCCAGATCAAGGTCTCCACCACGCACTCGCTCGGGGTCCTGGCCACGTCCGCGCCGCCATCGGCCGGCCGGTTCCGCGACGGCTACGACGCGGCTACCATTAAGCCGCTCCTAAGCTTCCTGCGCGCGACGGGCGCGCCGTTCATGGTGAACGCGTACCCGTTCTACGGGCTCACCAACGACACCCTCGACTTCGCGCTGTTCCGGGTGAATGTCGGCGCCATGGACGACGGCTCCGGTCTGGTGTACAGCAACATGCTGGACGCACAGCTCGACGCCGTGCACTCGGCGATAAGGCGGCTGGGCTTTGGGGACGTTGACATCGTTGTGGCCGAGACTGGGTGGCCGTCGGCCGGGGAGGACTGGGAGGTCGGCGTGGGTGCGGACCTCGCTCGGGACTACAACAAGAACGCCATCCGGCACCTTGGGTCCGGCGTGGGCACCCCGCTCATGCCGAACCGCACCTTTGAGGTGTCCATCTTCTCCCTCTTCGACGAGAACCTCAAACCCGGGCCGGTGTCCGAGAGGAACTTCGGCCTGTTCCGCGCGGACATGACGCCGGTCTACGACGTTGGCATCCTCATTGCTCCAGAG accGTTGCCCCGGTGAGTGCGAAGGTGGCACCGGCGTCGGGCCCGACTGCCCGGCGATGGTGCGTGCCGAAGCCGGCGGCGGACGAGATGGTGCTGCAGGAGAACATAGACTTCGTGTGCGGGCAAGAGGGCATCGACTGCAGCGCCATACGGCCGGGTGGCATCTGCTATGAGCCGGACACCGTGCAGGGCCACGCGGCGTACGCCATGAACCTTTATTTCCAATCCAATGGCCAGCACGCGTTCGACTGCGATTTTGTTCAAACGGGAGTTGTTACTACTACTGATCCCA GTTATGGAGGCTGCAAATTCATCTGA
- the LOC133925278 gene encoding cysteine protease ATG4B-like, whose translation MTSLPERDSAPPSDTSCKGDSVAAVASSSSSDQKEDSSSKQSKTSILSSVFTPPFGIFEGQQDSLPTCDKKLPKSSSGSYGWSRILRRIVGSSAMWRLLGCNKVLTSSDVWFLGKCYKVSPEESSSDSDSDSGHGALLEDFSSRIWITYRKGFDAISDSKLTSDVNWGCMVRSSQMLVAQALIFHHLGRSWRKPSEKPYNPEYIGVLHLFGDSEACAFSIHNLLQAGRSYGLAAGSWVGPYAMCRTWQTLIRTNREQDEVVSGKENFPMALYVVSGDEDGERGGAPVVCIDVAAQLCYDFNKGQSTWSPILLLVPLVLGLDKINPRYIPLLKETFTFPQSLGILGGRPGTSTYIAGVQDDRALYLDPHDVQMAVNIAPDNLEADTLSYHCSIVRDLALDQIDPSLAIGFYCRDKDDLDDFCSRASELVEKAKGAPLFTVVQSIQSSKQMYNQDDGLGSSGGNMANNDDLDGSGETGEEEWQIL comes from the exons ATGACGAGCTTGCCTGAGAGGGATTCAGCACCGCCATCCGATACTTCGTGCAAGGGGGACTCTGTAGCTGCTGTTGCCTCTTCCTCTAGCTCGGATCAGAAAGAAGATAGCAGCTCCAAACAGTCGAAGACCTCGATCCTATCCAGCGTCTTCACGCCCCCATTCGGCATCTTTGAGGGGCAGCAGGACTCATTGCCGACGTGCGACAAGAAGTTGCCAAAGTCCTCCTCGGGATCCTATGGTTGGTCGAGGATTTTGAGGAGAATCGTGGGCAGCAGCGCGATGTGGCGTCTTCTGGGGTGCAACAAGGTTCTGACCTCCAGTGATGTGTGGTTCCTTGGCAAATGCTACAAGGTGTCACCTGAGGAGTCATCCAGCGACTCGGATTCTGACAGTGGGCATGGCGCGCTTTTAGAAGATTTTTCCTCGAGGATATGGATCACTTACCGAAAAG GCTTTGACGCTATATCTGATTCCAAGTTAACTAGTGATGTGAACTGGGGCTGCATGGTTAGAAGCAGTCAGATGCTGGTTGCTCAG gcGCTCATTTTTCACCATCTTGGAAGGTCTTGGAGAAAGCCCTCAGAGAAG CCATACAACCCAGAATATATAGGGGTCTTACACCTATTTGGTGATTCTGAAGCTTGTGCTTTCTCTATTCACAATTTACTTCAAGCTGGAAGGAGTTATGGTTTGGCTGCTGGATCATGGGTGGGTCCATATGCTATGTGCCGGACATGGCAGACCCTTATCCGCACAAATAGAGAGCAAGATGAAGTTGTAAGTGGGAAGGAAAATTTTCCTATGGCTCTTTATGTGGTTTCgggtgatgaagatggtgaaagAGGTGGAGCTCCAGTTGTTTGCATTGATGTTGCTGCTCAGCTTTGCTATGATTTCAACAAAGGACAATCAACATGGTCACCTATTCTTTTGTTAGTTCCGCTGGTTCTTGGCCTTGACAAAATTAATCCAAG GTACATCCCATTACTAAAGGAGACGTTTACATTTCCTCAAAGCTTGGGCATTTTAGGTGGAAGACCTGGAACATCAACTTACATTGCTGGGGTACAGGATGATAGGGCGCTTTACCTAGATCCTCATGATGTCCAGATG GCAGTTAACATTGCACCGGATAACTTGGAGGCAGACACCTTGTCATACCACTGCAG CATTGTCCGAGATTTGGCTCTAGACCAGATAGATCCATCCTTGGCAATTGGTTTTTACTGCCGTGACAAAG ATGACCTTGATGATTTCTGTTCTCGGGCCTCTGAGTTGGTAGAGAAGGCCAAAGGAGCTCCGCTCTTTACTGTCGTGCAGTCAATTCAATCATCGAAACAAATGTATAACCAGGATGACGGGTTGGGTAGTTCTGGCGGTAACATGGCCAACAACGATGACCTCGATGGCTCCGGCGAAACAGGAGAAGAGGAGTGGCAGATCCTTTAG
- the LOC133925655 gene encoding elicitor-responsive protein 3-like, with protein SEPEWNETFVFTISDDTSQLIVQIMDSYALTDDDFVGEVTIPLEPVLQEGSLPPAVHRIVKDEKYCREIELALTFTPAVETRRPDNEEGTYSIWD; from the exons AGCGAACCCGAATGGAATGAGACCTTCGTCTTCACCATCTCTGACGACACCTCGCAGCTCATTGTCCAGATCATGGATAGTTATGCCCTCACGGATGATGATTTTGTCGGTGAAGTGAC GATACCATTGGAGCCCGTGCTCCAGGAAGGCAGCCTTCCTCCTGCCGTTCACCGGATCGTCAAAGACGAGAAATACTGCAGAGAGATCGAGCTTGCGCTCACCTTCACTCCAGCAGTG GAAACTCGCCGTCCCGACAACGAGGAGGGGACTTACAGCATCTGGGATTGA